A single window of Nicotiana sylvestris chromosome 5, ASM39365v2, whole genome shotgun sequence DNA harbors:
- the LOC104215688 gene encoding uncharacterized protein, which translates to MFQSFLYEEPSSIITAITVVTFTFLAYLGISEIIGKHLQYSKFWNANANSASSSNFLQAKLSSRIGMLILYTPACIMGFASFLLYPNGGTRFMILKSAVTIHFLKRDLEVLFVHKYSGGMVLGSVLIISSAYFMLAAVMTYIQHLIQGYTEPEIDLKYIGLLIFVVGISGNFYHHYLLSKLRDNREKGYKIPHGGLFGLVICPHYLFEILGLLGIAFISQTSFSFCCAVGCALYLMGRSYVTRKWYLSKFEKFPKNVKALIPFVF; encoded by the exons ATGTTTCAAAGCTTTTTGTATGAAGAGCCATCTTCAATCATCACAGCAATAACTGTGGTGACTTTTACATTTCTAGCCTACTTGGGTATTTCTGAAATTATTGGTAAACATCTCCAATACTCCAAATTTTGGAATGCGAATGCCAATTCTGCTTCCTCTAGTAATTTTCTGCAAGCCAAATTATCCAGCAGAATTGGGATGCTTATACTGTATACCCCagcttgtattatgggttttGCTTCATTTCTGCTATACCCAAATGGTGGAACAAGGTTTATGATACTTAAATCTGCTGTTACTATCCATTTCTTGAAAAGGGATCTTGAG GTTCTGTTTGTTCACAAATACAGTGGTGGGATGGTTCTTGGTTCAGTGCTCATTATTTCGTCCGCATATTTTATGTTGGCGGCAGTCATGACCTATATCCAACACTTAATTCAAGGATATACGGAGCCAGAAATCGATCTGAAGTATATCGGTTTACTGATATTCGTAGTTGGAATCAGTGGCAACTTTTATCATCATTACCTCCTTTCCAAACTCAGAGACAACAGAGAGAAGGGCTATAAAATTCCCCATGGTGGCCTTTTCGGTTTGGTCATATGCCCTCATTATCTTTTCGAGATTCTTGGCCTTTTAGGGATTGCATTCATCTCCCAGACATCATTTTCATTTTGCTGTGCTGTGGGTTGCGCTTTATATCTGATGGGAAGGAGTTATGTCACTAGGAAATGGTACCTttccaaatttgaaaagtttCCTAAGAATGTAAAGGCTCTGATTCCATTTGTTTTCTAG
- the LOC104215691 gene encoding uncharacterized protein, with product MFFDGAANFKGVGIGAIRVSKTGQHYSVSAKLRFPCTNNMAEYEACILGLNMAIDMNIQELLVMGDSDFLVHQLTLQTRINGAMFLISWTGSGGKNGNDATKMKVSLVVTALASNANAIALSFVN from the exons atgttctttgatggagctgcaaatttcaaaggagtgggcattggagccaTCCGGGTATCGAAAACTGGCCAGCATTATTCGgtgtctgctaaactcagatttccatgcaccaacaacatggcagagtatgaagcctgcatactaggactcaacatggcaatcgacatgaatattcaggagctatTAGTAATGGGTGATTCAGATtttcttgtgcaccag CTAACTTTGCAAACTCGCATAAACGGAGCTATGTTTCTTATTTCATGGACGGGTTCAGGGGGAAA AAATGGAAATGATGCGACAA AAATGAAGGTTTCTCTGGTGGTGACTGCGTTGGCATCCAACGCAAATGCTATTGCACTAAGCTTTGTTAATTAA